From the genome of Candidatus Eisenbacteria bacterium, one region includes:
- a CDS encoding DUF1804 family protein produces the protein MKRSHSKTREEARRLYLTGEMETNAEIAARLGVKPHTVGKWRRGEDWDNLRLKIDLRAAEMFVEKIATDRVTLNVRHYRLWDLLLAKLADDLKTRKLTDIRDLERIASILERSQKGQRLAKGLSISGETEEAIRAQSQAEIRRVIDTFIDAVKEYVPDEESRDHIRRHILEALPDETGDGAGESGDAVTYRPAG, from the coding sequence ATGAAACGCAGCCACTCAAAGACACGTGAGGAGGCCCGACGCCTCTACCTGACCGGAGAGATGGAGACCAATGCCGAGATCGCGGCCCGTCTCGGTGTGAAACCCCATACCGTAGGCAAGTGGCGGCGAGGCGAGGACTGGGACAATCTGCGCCTCAAGATCGACCTTCGAGCTGCGGAGATGTTTGTGGAGAAGATCGCCACCGATCGCGTCACTCTCAATGTCCGCCACTACCGGCTGTGGGACCTTCTGCTGGCGAAGCTGGCCGACGATTTGAAGACCAGGAAGCTGACCGACATCCGGGACCTGGAACGGATTGCGAGTATTTTGGAGCGATCCCAGAAGGGTCAGCGGCTTGCCAAGGGTTTATCAATAAGTGGAGAAACAGAAGAAGCCATCCGCGCTCAGTCACAAGCTGAGATACGCCGGGTGATCGATACTTTTATCGACGCAGTCAAGGAGTATGTACCCGATGAAGAAAGCCGTGACCACATCCGTCGGCACATTCTCGAAGCACTACCTGATGAAACGGGCGACGGAGCTGGCGAGTCCGGCGACGCGGTCACTTACCGACCCGCTGGGTGA
- a CDS encoding phage terminase large subunit family protein: MKKAVTTSVGTFSKHYLMKRATELASPATRSLTDPLGDWVLRNIRLEGVPFSFKGHEYLRAIYDDTSPYVVLSKAAQIGGTTWGILRSLHACLTGLNVIYFFPTRTDVLEFSKSRVSPLLADNPFIMRLMTDTDTAGLKRIGGAYLYLRG; the protein is encoded by the coding sequence ATGAAGAAAGCCGTGACCACATCCGTCGGCACATTCTCGAAGCACTACCTGATGAAACGGGCGACGGAGCTGGCGAGTCCGGCGACGCGGTCACTTACCGACCCGCTGGGTGACTGGGTGCTTCGGAACATCCGGCTGGAAGGCGTGCCGTTCTCGTTCAAGGGGCATGAATACCTCCGAGCCATCTACGACGACACCTCACCTTATGTCGTGCTGAGCAAGGCCGCGCAGATAGGAGGGACCACCTGGGGTATTCTCCGCAGCCTTCACGCCTGCCTGACCGGCCTCAACGTCATCTACTTCTTTCCGACCCGGACCGATGTGCTGGAGTTCTCCAAGTCGCGCGTCTCGCCATTGCTGGCGGACAATCCGTTCATCATGCGCCTCATGACCGATACCGACACAGCCGGTCTCAAGAGGATTGGGGGTGCGTACCTGTACCTTCGGGGG